From Camelina sativa cultivar DH55 chromosome 7, Cs, whole genome shotgun sequence, one genomic window encodes:
- the LOC104699882 gene encoding uclacyanin-3-like, with the protein MRSITEAALILLLLAAVPAVYAVTFQVGDNAGWAAGVNYTTWVSGKTFRVGDTLEFKYGPSHSVSVVDKPDYDGCDSSRPTQSFSERDTKINLTRVGTIHFICPTFGHCLGGMKLAVPVLAAVSSAPSPSPSAPSPSPSPKNSKNAKSAASKAKRIMSYGKIGVTMVLIYGVVG; encoded by the exons ATGAGATCAATCACGGAGGCCgctctcatcctcctcctcctagcGGCAGTCCCTGCCGTCTACGCCGTAACTTTCCAAGTCGGAGATAATGCTGGTTGGGCCGCTGGTGTCAATTACACGACTTGGGTTAGTGGAAAGACTTTCAGAGTCGGTGACACTCTAG AGTTCAAATATGGTCCATCTCACTCGGTGTCCGTGGTGGATAAACCCGACTACGATGGTTGCGACAGTAGCAGACCGACGCAGAGTTTTTCCGAAAGAGACACAAAGATCAATCTTACAAGAGTAGGAACTATACACTTCATTTGCCCTACTTTTGGTCATTGCCTCGGTGGCATGAAACTCGCTGTTCCCGTACTTGCCGCCGTTTCATCAGCGCCTTCACCGTCTCCATCGGCGCCTTCGCCGTCTCCATCCCCGAAAAACTCAAAAAACGCTAAAAGTGCGGCGTCTAAGGCTAAGAGAATCATGAGCTATGGAAAGATTGGGGTGACGATGGTGTTGATTTACGGTGTGGTCGGATAA